One genomic region from Desulfofalx alkaliphila DSM 12257 encodes:
- a CDS encoding PadR family transcriptional regulator has product MGEYNNNNKVYRHLAGRLDKMLVPTLLFFLSQKPSHGYELIQKIDEANFCELEVDPATIYRNLRKMEEDGLVISKWQAESIGPSRRLYQLTAEGERALIYCVELVKEKVDNLQTFLNEYRNWAGRE; this is encoded by the coding sequence GTGGGGGAATACAATAACAATAACAAAGTATACCGGCACCTTGCCGGGCGCTTAGATAAGATGCTGGTACCTACACTGCTCTTTTTTCTTTCCCAAAAACCTTCCCACGGCTATGAACTAATCCAAAAAATTGACGAAGCTAATTTTTGCGAGCTGGAAGTGGACCCGGCAACCATATACAGAAATTTGCGCAAGATGGAAGAGGACGGGCTGGTTATTTCCAAGTGGCAGGCTGAATCAATAGGTCCGTCGAGAAGGTTATACCAATTAACCGCCGAGGGGGAAAGGGCCTTAATTTACTGTGTAGAATTAGTAAAAGAGAAGGTTGACAATTTACAGACCTTTTTAAATGAATACCGTAACTGGGCGGGGAGGGAATAG